The Lutra lutra chromosome 10, mLutLut1.2, whole genome shotgun sequence genome contains a region encoding:
- the PPP2R5B gene encoding serine/threonine-protein phosphatase 2A 56 kDa regulatory subunit beta isoform: protein METKLPPASTPTSPSSPGLSPVPPPDKVDGFSRRSLRRARPRRSHSSSQFRYQSNQQELTPLPLLKDVPASELHELLSRKLAQCGVMFDFLDCVADLKGKEVKRAALNELVECVGSTRGVLIEPVYPDIIRMISVNIFRTLPPSENPEFDPEEDEPNLEPSWPHLQLVYEFFLRFLESPDFQPSVAKRYVDQKFVLMLLELFDSEDPREREYLKTILHRVYGKFLGLRAYIRKQCSHIFLRFIYELEHFNGVAELLEILGSIINGFALPLKTEHKQFLVRVLIPLHSVKSLSVFHAQLAYCVVQFLEKDATLTEHVIRGLLKYWPKTCTQKEVMFLGEMEEILDVIEPSQFVKIQEPLFKQVARCVSSPHFQVAERALYFWNNEYILSLIEDNCHTVLPAVFGTLYQVSKEHWNQTIVSLIYNVLKTFMEMNGKLFDELTASYKLEKQQEQQKARERQELWQGLEELRLRRLQGTQGAKEAPLQRLTPQVATSGGQS from the exons ATGGAGACGAAGCTGCCCCCCGCAAGCACCCCCACCAGCCCTTCTTCCCCGGGGCTGTCGCCCGTGCCCCCACCCGACAAGGTGGATGGCTTCTCCCGCCGTTCCCTCCGCAGGGCCCGGCCCCGGCGCTCCCACAGCTCCTCTCAGTTCCGCTATCAGAGCAACCAGCAAGAGCTCACTCCGCTGCCCCTGCTCAAAG atGTGCCAGCCTCTGAGCTGCATGAGCTGTTGAGCCGGAAGCTGGCCCAGTGTGGGGTGATGTTTGACTTTTTGGACTGTGTGGCTGACCTGAAGGGGAAGGAGGTGAAGCGGGCGGCACTCAATGAGCTGGTGGAGTGTGTGGGGAGCACCCGGGGGGTCCTCATTGAGCCTGTCTACCCAGACATCATCCGCATG ATCTCAGTGAATATCTTCCGGACCCTACCACCCAGTGAGAACCCTGAATTTGATCCTGAAGAGGATGAACCCAACCTGGAGCCTTCTTGGCCACATCTGCAG ctGGTGTATGAGTTTTTCCTACGTTTCCTGGAGAGCCCAGACTTCCAGCCCTCCGTGGCCAAGAGATATGTGGATCAAAAGTTTGTGCTGATG CTCCTGGAGCTATTTGATAGTGAGGACCCCCGGGAGCGCGAGTACCTCAAGACCATCCTGCACAGGGTCTATGGCAAGTTCCTGGGGCTCCGGGCCTACATCCGCAAACAGTGCAGCCACATCTTCCTCCG GTTCATCTATGAACTCGAGCACTTCAATGGTGTGGCCGAGCTGCTGGAGATCTTAGGAAG CATCATCAATGGCTTTGCGCTGCCCTTGAAGACCGAGCACAAGCAGTTCCTGGTCCGGGTCCTGATTCCCCTACACTCTGTCAAGTCACTCTCCGTGTTTCACGCCCAG CTGGCATACTGTGTGGTGCAGTTCCTGGAGAAGGATGCCACCTTGACAGAGCAC GTGATCCGGGGGCTGCTCAAATACTGGCCAAAGACCTGTACGCAGAAAGAG GTGATGTTTTTGGGGGAGATGGAAGAGATTCTTGATGTCATTGAGCCCTCCCAGTTTGTGAAGATCCAGGAGCCCCTCTTCAAGCAGGTGGCCCGCTGTGTGTCCAGCCCCCATTTCCAG GTTGCAGAGCGGGCTCTGTACTTCTGGAACAATGAGTATATCCTGAGCCTCATTGAGGACAACTGCCACACTGTGCTGCCTGCTGTGTTTGGGACCCTCTACCAAGTCTCTAAGGAACACTGGAATCA AACCATCGTGTCTCTGATCTACAACGTGCTCAAGACGTTCATGGAGATGAACGGAAAGCTGTTTGATGAGCTCACAGCCTCCTACAAGCTAGAAAAGCAGCA GGAGCAGCAGAAGGCCCGGGAGCGTCAGGAGCTATGGCAAGGCCTGGAGGAGCTACGGCTACGCCGGTTACAGGGGACCCAAGGGGCCAAAGAGGCACCCCTCCAACGGCTTACACCCCAGGTGGCCACCAGTGGGGGTCAGAGCTAG
- the GPHA2 gene encoding glycoprotein hormone alpha-2, protein MASPQTLLLCLLVLAVMEGWGRQAPIPGCHLHPFNVTVRSDRQGTCQGSHVAQACVGHCESSAFPSRYSVLVASGYRHNVTSVSQCCTISGLRKVKVQLQCGGDRREELEIFTARTCQCDMCRLSRY, encoded by the exons ATGGCATCCCCCCAAAcgctgctcctctgcctgctggtcctgGCAGTGATGGAAGGTTGGGGTCGCCAGGCACCCATCCCAGGCTGCCACCTGCACC CCTTCAATGTAACAGTGCGAAGTGACCGCCAAGGCACCTGCCAGGGCTCCCATGTGGCACAGGCCTGTGTGGGCCACTGTGAGTCTAGCGCCTTCCCTTCCCGGTACTCCGTGCTGGTGGCCAGTGGCTATCGACATAATGTGACCTCCGTCTCTCAGTGCTGTACCATCAGTGGCCTGAGGAAG gtgAAGGTGCAGCTGCAGTGTGGGGGGGACCGGAGGGAGGAGCTGGAGATCTTCACAGCCAGGACCTGCCAGTGTGACATGTGTCGCCTCTCGCGCTACTAG